From Oscillatoria sp. FACHB-1407, one genomic window encodes:
- a CDS encoding lipoate--protein ligase family protein: MGLDAWLFEQHCTGLHPPTLRFYTWSPVAISLGYHQQRYPNTWHDLTWQGALVDVVRRPTGGRAVLHQGDLTYAVIASDLPTNRLAAYQQICEFLIEGWRSLGVSLHFGQAGRGYIHNPNCFGTATGADLVLPDGTKLIGSAQLRRGAIALQHGSMRLATDSTFYQQVFGAGLEAGVPTPDALPLDFRRGDHWQRVIDALTASAERCFGIQLVPQPLSDQEWRTVSAISEAYKVSG; the protein is encoded by the coding sequence ATGGGGCTAGATGCCTGGTTGTTTGAGCAGCACTGTACAGGGCTACATCCACCAACATTGCGGTTTTATACCTGGTCGCCTGTCGCCATCTCATTGGGCTATCACCAACAGCGATATCCAAATACCTGGCATGATTTGACCTGGCAAGGCGCACTGGTCGATGTGGTGCGTCGTCCGACCGGGGGACGGGCTGTGTTGCATCAGGGCGACCTGACCTATGCTGTGATTGCATCTGATCTGCCGACCAATCGCCTCGCGGCTTACCAGCAGATCTGCGAGTTTTTAATTGAGGGGTGGCGATCGCTCGGTGTGTCGCTGCATTTTGGGCAAGCCGGACGGGGTTACATCCACAATCCCAATTGCTTCGGGACGGCAACCGGAGCCGATCTGGTTTTACCCGATGGCACAAAGCTCATCGGCAGTGCTCAATTACGTCGAGGAGCGATCGCCCTACAACATGGTTCTATGCGGCTCGCAACCGATTCAACCTTCTATCAGCAGGTATTCGGGGCAGGCCTGGAGGCAGGTGTTCCCACCCCCGATGCCCTACCCCTCGATTTTCGCCGGGGTGACCATTGGCAACGGGTGATAGATGCCCTGACCGCCTCCGCCGAACGCTGTTTTGGCATTCAACTGGTGCCACAACCGCTATCAGACCAGGAGTGGCGAACGGTTTCAGCCATCAGTGAAGCTTATAAAGTCAGCGGCTGA
- a CDS encoding tetratricopeptide repeat protein, whose amino-acid sequence MTSNLDPDPSGYSEQSPVANFREANNLLLSGIEKLKQQNFREAIADFRGAIALKPDFAQAYTVWGNTCFAMKDYQSAVSCFDYAIQLDPNLSVAYGSRGLAYYELGNRQQALDDLTQSIQLDPNDVTSYYSRGEIYLRLNHYAQAVADFDATVDLFLSGKTNNPLSNALPRIQNYYRKGLTYKDSPLEAFIERAIHAEERGDIRGALSSLTEAIKLYPERAEPYYNRGSTYQNLQKLPEALADFSKAIANNPRMADYYYNRGCVYFDQGNEACIADFHQAVKLDPHLVQSYFNIGSFLFQQGNESDGIAYIKRTAMLYQQMGDRQNYLRVLDTLQSIGENF is encoded by the coding sequence ATGACATCTAACCTTGATCCAGATCCCTCAGGTTATTCCGAACAGTCTCCCGTAGCTAACTTCCGCGAAGCAAATAATCTTCTCTTAAGTGGGATTGAGAAGCTGAAACAGCAGAATTTTCGAGAGGCGATCGCCGATTTTCGAGGGGCGATCGCCCTTAAACCTGACTTTGCTCAGGCATACACTGTTTGGGGCAACACATGCTTTGCCATGAAGGATTATCAAAGTGCAGTCTCTTGCTTTGATTACGCGATTCAGTTAGATCCCAATTTATCCGTTGCCTATGGCAGTCGGGGGTTAGCCTATTATGAGTTGGGCAATAGACAGCAAGCGTTAGACGATCTAACCCAAAGCATTCAGCTTGATCCAAACGACGTAACCTCCTACTACTCGCGAGGTGAGATTTATTTAAGGCTGAATCATTATGCTCAAGCCGTTGCCGATTTTGACGCAACTGTCGATTTGTTTTTGTCTGGAAAAACGAATAATCCCCTCTCCAACGCTCTCCCTCGCATTCAAAACTATTACCGGAAGGGCCTTACTTATAAAGATTCTCCGCTTGAAGCCTTTATTGAACGGGCGATCCATGCTGAAGAGCGAGGAGATATCCGGGGTGCTTTGAGCAGCTTGACCGAGGCAATTAAACTCTACCCAGAACGAGCTGAACCCTATTACAATCGTGGCTCAACTTACCAGAACTTGCAGAAACTTCCAGAAGCATTAGCAGACTTTTCAAAAGCGATCGCAAACAACCCTAGAATGGCAGACTACTATTACAACCGGGGTTGCGTCTATTTTGATCAGGGGAACGAGGCTTGTATCGCAGATTTTCATCAAGCGGTTAAGCTTGATCCGCATCTGGTGCAGTCCTACTTCAATATTGGAAGTTTTCTATTTCAACAAGGCAACGAGTCAGATGGGATCGCTTACATCAAAAGAACGGCGATGTTGTATCAGCAAATGGGCGATCGCCAGAATTATCTGCGTGTATTAGACACACTCCAGTCTATTGGGGAAAATTTTTAG
- a CDS encoding ferritin-like domain-containing protein, with the protein MTVVYPRKLQSSFGTMSARDVLQQVVRDREIHLITLNRYRYSEQRSCKDLTNLIEFLDGTPAELVKDLSHHISDEARHASWLTDLLVELGADVGTPPGSSYIDEFERLLDRDRPSLTDTKDDFVISSIAAINVTEKRGCEYFSGHIYALKKAPQTEENIKIRETIERILPEEAGHVRWGNRWLARMAEKSPEHRQKVEQAKLKYAAIEQAAFESGMDITLGAELRRVGNLLDIANTLPVWERPQYLMERLPQTLLSPDLQRTRIDVVQRAWQRDPKAFMERFVPMFLNGINRIEKEQVKKSA; encoded by the coding sequence ATGACCGTTGTTTACCCCCGCAAGCTGCAAAGCTCGTTTGGCACCATGAGTGCTCGCGATGTGCTGCAACAGGTCGTGCGCGATCGCGAAATTCATCTCATCACATTGAATCGGTACCGCTACAGCGAACAGCGGAGTTGCAAAGATTTAACAAATTTGATTGAATTTCTCGATGGTACTCCCGCAGAACTCGTCAAAGATTTGTCTCATCACATCTCTGACGAAGCTCGCCATGCTTCGTGGTTGACTGATTTGCTAGTCGAATTGGGTGCCGATGTGGGCACTCCTCCCGGTTCTTCCTACATTGATGAATTTGAGCGACTGCTTGATCGCGATCGCCCCAGTTTGACTGATACCAAAGATGATTTTGTGATCTCGTCGATTGCGGCAATTAATGTCACTGAAAAGCGTGGTTGCGAATACTTTTCGGGTCACATTTACGCACTCAAAAAAGCTCCCCAAACTGAAGAAAATATCAAAATTCGCGAAACCATCGAACGCATTCTGCCTGAAGAAGCCGGACATGTCCGTTGGGGCAACCGTTGGTTAGCCAGAATGGCAGAAAAAAGCCCTGAGCACCGCCAAAAGGTAGAACAGGCAAAACTCAAATACGCCGCGATCGAACAGGCGGCCTTTGAATCGGGGATGGACATCACCCTCGGTGCAGAGTTGCGCCGCGTTGGCAATCTGCTCGACATCGCTAACACACTCCCTGTCTGGGAGCGTCCTCAATATCTGATGGAGCGTTTGCCTCAGACCTTACTCTCCCCCGATTTACAGCGCACTCGCATTGATGTTGTTCAACGGGCATGGCAGCGTGATCCTAAGGCATTTATGGAACGCTTTGTGCCTATGTTCCTCAATGGTATTAACCGCATTGAGAAAGAACAGGTCAAGAAAAGTGCCTAG
- a CDS encoding zf-TFIIB domain-containing protein yields the protein MVNIAILAPPLLHSLYFPTHSPTPCPLVSPEWFNEKCLRGEWVVQCPKEKQVELTGGTLAEGLVVNHCPDCEGMWISAEDYKSWQSHQGSGDEIVLPTTLDVAYTPASFDSRGALCPECNCYLARAKVSLKTPFYVERCVNCGGIWCDRGEWEVLQFMGIHTAIDQLFSSEWQTRVKELESAERERRATIEKLGEDLAYRVFELAELLENHPNGDFGVAYLMRRFDQ from the coding sequence GTGGTCAATATAGCGATTCTCGCTCCTCCACTCCTCCACTCCCTCTACTTCCCCACTCACTCCCCTACCCCCTGTCCCCTTGTCTCCCCAGAATGGTTTAATGAGAAGTGTTTGCGTGGAGAGTGGGTTGTGCAGTGTCCTAAAGAAAAACAGGTGGAACTGACGGGTGGTACTTTGGCGGAAGGTCTGGTGGTCAATCACTGCCCCGATTGTGAGGGAATGTGGATCTCAGCCGAAGACTACAAATCGTGGCAGAGCCATCAAGGCAGTGGGGATGAAATTGTCTTGCCCACAACCCTAGATGTCGCCTATACGCCTGCTTCTTTTGACTCTCGAGGTGCTCTCTGTCCCGAATGCAACTGCTATTTAGCGCGAGCTAAAGTTAGCCTCAAAACCCCGTTTTATGTAGAGCGGTGCGTCAATTGTGGGGGGATCTGGTGCGATCGCGGCGAGTGGGAGGTGTTGCAATTCATGGGGATTCACACGGCGATCGACCAACTGTTTTCGAGTGAGTGGCAAACCCGCGTTAAAGAACTAGAATCGGCGGAGCGTGAACGTCGAGCCACGATTGAGAAACTTGGTGAAGATCTTGCCTACCGGGTATTTGAACTAGCTGAGCTATTGGAAAATCATCCCAACGGGGATTTTGGGGTTGCTTACTTGATGCGACGATTTGATCAATAG
- a CDS encoding calcium-binding protein: MALPEIPDLDDIFDGIGDVFEDVFDSLNDIELLDGLDNIFDDLGDLDFVDDLIGLDLFRGGNDNDNIIGSVASDILIGLVGNDILLGMIGNDILNGGRGNDLLQGLLGNDTLVGQVGRDILDGGRGNDTLIGGRGLDQLTGGRGRDEFVVQLRNGLDTILDFEDRSDRLALAEDIEFEDLRITRRGRDTVVSYGSSNLVVLKGIRPTQLSAADFISFTDG; this comes from the coding sequence ATGGCATTACCCGAAATCCCCGATCTGGACGACATTTTTGATGGCATTGGGGATGTCTTTGAAGACGTGTTTGACAGCCTGAATGACATCGAGTTGCTCGACGGTTTGGACAATATTTTTGATGACTTGGGCGATCTTGATTTTGTCGATGACCTGATTGGTCTTGACCTGTTTCGGGGTGGCAACGACAACGACAATATTATTGGCTCGGTTGCCAGCGATATTCTGATTGGCTTGGTCGGCAACGATATTTTGCTGGGGATGATTGGCAACGACATCCTCAACGGCGGTAGAGGCAATGATTTGTTGCAAGGATTGCTGGGCAACGATACGCTCGTGGGTCAAGTCGGCAGAGATATTTTGGATGGTGGCAGAGGCAACGATACCCTGATTGGGGGTCGGGGGTTAGATCAACTCACTGGCGGTAGAGGACGTGATGAGTTTGTGGTGCAACTGCGCAATGGTCTGGATACGATTTTGGATTTTGAAGACCGGAGCGATCGCCTTGCACTAGCCGAAGACATTGAGTTTGAAGACCTGCGGATCACCCGTCGAGGACGAGATACGGTCGTCAGCTATGGCAGCAGCAATTTAGTGGTGTTGAAAGGAATCCGCCCCACTCAACTCTCAGCCGCTGACTTTATAAGCTTCACTGATGGCTGA
- a CDS encoding DUF2267 domain-containing protein, translating to MARYHSQCKIEAQIEVLTMVMTGLDVFDKTTQQTQLWVNEVARELGWDDHHKTFQVLRATLHVLRDRLTLGEAANLGAELPILLAGFYYEGWKPERTPTKERTKAAFLESLQNHFRHYFQNNEFDVDIEQAARAVFKVISDRVPTGEVEDVTGILPAELKELFPEAVRA from the coding sequence ATGGCTCGTTACCATAGTCAGTGCAAAATCGAGGCACAGATTGAGGTATTGACAATGGTCATGACAGGATTGGATGTATTCGACAAAACAACTCAGCAAACTCAGCTCTGGGTGAATGAAGTTGCTCGTGAACTGGGATGGGACGATCACCACAAGACTTTTCAGGTGTTGCGAGCCACGTTGCATGTGCTGCGCGATCGCCTGACCCTGGGCGAAGCTGCCAATCTGGGTGCAGAACTGCCGATTTTGTTAGCTGGGTTTTATTACGAAGGCTGGAAACCAGAAAGAACGCCCACCAAAGAGCGCACTAAAGCCGCTTTTTTGGAGAGTTTGCAAAATCATTTCCGTCATTACTTCCAAAACAACGAATTTGATGTAGACATCGAACAGGCAGCACGAGCCGTGTTTAAGGTGATTAGCGATCGCGTCCCCACAGGCGAAGTCGAAGATGTCACCGGAATTTTGCCTGCGGAATTAAAAGAACTGTTTCCTGAAGCGGTGCGTGCTTAA
- a CDS encoding GNAT family N-acetyltransferase → MACVAAEPLFVEGYRPGCIGRIVELHGSYYYRAWGVGAVFEMLMAQELCEFCEHYDAEHDLLLTASVGDRLIGSIAIQGSRDTTHTARLRWFIVEEGYHGRGIGRVLLERSLNFCRERGFHKVYLWTVDELPRSRHLYEKVGFCVVEQGIDSRYGTTLLSLKMELNLQ, encoded by the coding sequence ATGGCATGTGTGGCAGCGGAACCGCTTTTTGTTGAGGGATATCGTCCGGGTTGCATTGGGCGAATTGTTGAACTACACGGCAGCTACTACTACCGGGCTTGGGGTGTGGGGGCTGTGTTTGAGATGCTGATGGCTCAGGAGCTCTGCGAGTTTTGTGAGCACTATGATGCAGAGCATGATTTATTGTTAACAGCCTCTGTGGGCGATCGCTTGATTGGCTCGATCGCCATTCAGGGGAGCCGCGATACGACTCACACGGCACGATTACGGTGGTTCATTGTCGAAGAGGGATATCACGGTCGAGGCATTGGTCGCGTGCTGTTGGAGCGATCGCTCAATTTTTGTCGAGAGCGAGGGTTTCACAAGGTTTATTTGTGGACGGTGGATGAGTTGCCGCGATCGCGTCATCTGTATGAAAAAGTAGGCTTTTGCGTTGTCGAACAGGGCATCGACTCTCGATATGGAACAACTCTGCTGAGCCTCAAAATGGAGCTTAATTTACAGTGA
- a CDS encoding GH1 family beta-glucosidase encodes MTSYQFPDDFMWGAATAAYQIEGAIAEDGRKPSVWDSFSAIPKRTLNGDTGAIACDHYHRYPEDVRLMAELGIKHYRFSIAWTRVIPDGRGTVNEAGIDFYKRLVDCLREYGITPHATLFHWDSPQTLEKEYGSWQNRQIARDFADYVTAVVSRLGDRITNWMTINEIPCFTHMGYEVGKVPPHAPGTVVKNRKAVWQTSHHALLAHGMGCQAIRAASKVPCSVALVDNFGVTVPIHESPANIEAAKRAFHTHWYNGGIIVPALTGAYSPALLEQLGKDAPDIQPGDLETIYQPLDALGFNVYTGTYVRAADNQAGYETLNFPKGYPRLNMPWLQIVPECIYWGIRHISETLGRSDLPIFISENGCAAEDELIHKEVIDSDRILYLRQHFRSAHRAVSEGYPLKGYFVWSLLDNFEWAWGYDRRFGLIYTDYRTQERTPKASYHWYSECIRQNRVV; translated from the coding sequence ATGACCAGCTATCAGTTTCCAGACGACTTCATGTGGGGAGCGGCAACCGCTGCCTACCAAATTGAAGGAGCGATCGCGGAGGACGGACGCAAACCCAGTGTGTGGGATTCGTTTAGTGCGATCCCGAAGCGAACCTTAAATGGAGACACTGGCGCGATCGCTTGCGACCATTACCACCGCTATCCTGAAGATGTTCGCCTGATGGCAGAGTTGGGCATCAAACACTATCGCTTTAGCATTGCCTGGACGCGAGTGATCCCCGATGGTCGAGGGACGGTCAACGAGGCAGGAATTGACTTCTACAAACGGTTGGTTGATTGTTTGCGAGAGTATGGCATCACTCCTCATGCGACTCTATTTCATTGGGATAGCCCCCAAACCCTGGAGAAGGAATATGGCTCCTGGCAAAACCGTCAGATTGCCAGGGATTTTGCAGATTATGTGACCGCCGTCGTGAGTCGGTTAGGCGATCGCATCACTAACTGGATGACAATCAATGAAATTCCCTGCTTTACTCACATGGGCTACGAGGTGGGCAAAGTGCCACCGCACGCTCCGGGGACGGTGGTCAAAAATCGCAAAGCTGTTTGGCAGACTTCCCACCATGCACTGCTAGCACATGGTATGGGATGTCAGGCGATTCGGGCTGCATCCAAGGTTCCCTGCTCAGTTGCACTCGTGGATAACTTCGGGGTGACCGTACCCATTCATGAATCGCCTGCCAATATTGAAGCTGCAAAACGTGCCTTTCACACTCACTGGTATAACGGTGGGATCATTGTTCCTGCCTTAACGGGGGCTTACAGTCCGGCGTTGCTGGAGCAGTTGGGCAAGGACGCACCGGATATCCAACCGGGGGATCTGGAGACGATTTACCAACCTCTCGATGCCTTGGGCTTCAACGTCTACACGGGCACCTATGTGCGAGCAGCAGATAACCAGGCTGGATATGAAACCTTGAACTTCCCGAAAGGGTATCCCCGATTAAATATGCCCTGGCTGCAAATCGTGCCAGAGTGCATCTATTGGGGCATTCGCCATATCAGCGAAACGTTGGGGCGATCAGATCTGCCTATTTTTATCAGTGAAAATGGCTGTGCTGCTGAGGATGAGTTGATTCATAAAGAAGTCATTGATAGCGATCGCATCCTCTATCTGCGGCAACACTTCAGATCAGCCCACCGAGCCGTTAGCGAGGGTTATCCCCTCAAGGGCTATTTTGTCTGGAGCTTGCTCGACAACTTTGAATGGGCATGGGGTTACGATCGCCGTTTTGGGCTCATCTACACCGACTACCGCACCCAGGAACGCACTCCCAAAGCCAGCTATCACTGGTATTCCGAGTGTATTCGACAAAATCGAGTTGTGTGA
- the cax gene encoding calcium/proton exchanger, with amino-acid sequence MTTKNLIFSALLVFIPISIAAHYLAWSPLVIFITAGLAIVPLAAWMGTATEEIAVVVGPSLGGLLNATFGNATELIVALVALKAGLVNVVKASLTGSVIGNLLLVMGLSMFLGGLRFKEQEFQPIVARVNASSMNLAVIAMLLPTAVNFTSSGIEEADLQKLSVAVAIVLILVYGLTLLFSMRTHAYLYDVGITEFEETAIADADSIDAPGEALTHKPNLWFWTGILLASTIFVAIESEYLVGTLEEATVKLGFTELFTGVILLPIIGNAAEHATAVVVAIKDKMDLSVSVAVGSSLQIALFVAPLLVLVGWAIGQPMDLNFNPFELVAVAVSVLIANSISSDGRSNWFEGVLLLATYMVLGLAFFFHPVI; translated from the coding sequence ATGACGACCAAAAATCTCATCTTCTCGGCTCTGTTAGTCTTTATTCCCATTTCCATCGCGGCGCACTACTTAGCTTGGAGCCCTCTGGTGATATTCATTACCGCAGGGTTGGCGATCGTTCCCCTGGCAGCGTGGATGGGCACGGCTACCGAAGAAATCGCGGTGGTGGTCGGTCCATCGTTGGGAGGTTTGCTTAATGCTACCTTTGGTAACGCGACTGAATTAATCGTGGCACTGGTGGCACTCAAAGCCGGATTGGTGAATGTGGTTAAAGCCAGTTTGACAGGCTCTGTGATTGGCAATTTGTTGCTGGTAATGGGGTTGTCGATGTTTCTCGGTGGGTTGCGCTTCAAGGAACAGGAATTTCAGCCGATCGTGGCGCGGGTGAATGCTTCTTCTATGAATCTGGCGGTGATCGCCATGCTGTTGCCGACTGCCGTTAATTTCACCTCATCTGGTATTGAGGAAGCTGACTTACAGAAATTATCAGTGGCGGTCGCCATCGTTCTGATTCTCGTCTACGGATTGACGTTGCTGTTTTCGATGAGAACTCATGCCTATCTTTACGACGTCGGGATCACCGAATTTGAGGAAACAGCGATCGCCGATGCCGACTCGATCGATGCCCCCGGAGAGGCACTGACGCATAAACCCAATCTCTGGTTCTGGACAGGCATTCTCCTGGCTTCAACGATTTTTGTGGCGATCGAGTCAGAATATCTAGTTGGTACGTTAGAGGAGGCGACCGTCAAACTGGGCTTTACCGAACTGTTTACCGGGGTGATTCTGTTGCCAATCATCGGCAATGCAGCAGAGCACGCCACTGCGGTTGTGGTTGCCATCAAAGACAAAATGGATTTGTCTGTCTCGGTAGCAGTAGGCTCTAGCTTGCAAATTGCTTTGTTCGTTGCCCCATTATTGGTTCTGGTGGGGTGGGCGATCGGGCAACCGATGGATCTCAACTTCAACCCGTTTGAACTGGTTGCCGTTGCCGTCTCGGTTCTAATTGCGAATTCTATTAGTTCCGATGGGCGATCGAACTGGTTTGAAGGGGTGCTGCTGCTGGCGACCTACATGGTTTTGGGATTAGCCTTTTTCTTTCATCCGGTGATATAG
- a CDS encoding TrmB family transcriptional regulator: MSPLISGDIMESFILSLGELGLTSYEASAYVALLSRSSFTPTELATHAKIPRQRIYDVLKSLEDKGLCLSKDTSPRTFMALDPQLALEALSRQRTEELERERQRTAQRASELMAALAPMFQLGRGHNDPLSYIDVLGDPVRIASMALKLAQGAHHQVNSCIKRPMVLNQEQNWTFIREPLSRGVMYRALYEYSALKDEELYVWMTTFQSWGQEIRLVPELPIKMQVFDEDAVLVSLQDPVGGTPSFTAIAIRHRGMVAMMNLAFEQLWERGEPFKE; encoded by the coding sequence ATGTCACCACTCATCAGTGGTGACATTATGGAATCATTCATTCTTTCTCTGGGCGAACTTGGGTTAACAAGCTACGAAGCCTCAGCTTATGTAGCTTTGCTGAGTCGCAGCAGTTTTACCCCAACTGAGTTAGCAACCCATGCCAAAATTCCACGACAACGCATTTATGACGTGTTGAAATCGCTGGAAGACAAAGGGTTGTGTCTATCGAAAGACACCTCTCCTCGCACCTTTATGGCACTTGACCCGCAGTTAGCACTGGAGGCTTTAAGTCGGCAACGAACTGAGGAGCTTGAGCGCGAACGGCAACGTACGGCTCAACGTGCCAGCGAATTAATGGCAGCATTAGCCCCCATGTTCCAACTGGGGCGCGGGCACAACGATCCCTTAAGTTACATTGATGTGTTAGGCGACCCTGTACGAATTGCCAGCATGGCGTTGAAATTGGCTCAAGGAGCGCACCATCAGGTCAATTCCTGCATCAAACGACCGATGGTTTTAAACCAGGAGCAAAACTGGACATTTATTCGAGAGCCATTGTCGCGAGGAGTGATGTACCGCGCACTGTATGAATACTCTGCGCTCAAGGATGAGGAGTTGTACGTCTGGATGACGACCTTTCAGAGTTGGGGACAGGAGATTCGCCTGGTGCCGGAACTGCCAATCAAGATGCAGGTGTTTGACGAAGACGCCGTGCTGGTGTCGCTGCAAGACCCGGTGGGGGGCACTCCGAGCTTTACGGCGATCGCCATTCGTCATCGAGGTATGGTCGCCATGATGAATCTAGCATTTGAGCAACTGTGGGAACGGGGTGAACCGTTTAAGGAGTAG
- the cax gene encoding calcium/proton exchanger: MSIKNIVSLGLLVFIPISLAAERLEWGSLTVFITSAIAIIPLAIWLSTATEEVAVVAGPSIGGLLNALFGNATELIIALVALRAGLIDIVKASITGTIVSNLLLVMGLSMFLGGLRYKEQEFQPIVARVNGSTMTLAVTAIILPAMVIATSGGVEEIAIERLSVTAAIVLIVVYALTLLFSLKTHSYLYEVGVVDLEGEHGGEGGETAHKPNLGLWLGVLAISTIGVAFESEIFVGAVEEATAGLGLTPLFTGVILLPLVGGAAEYVTAVRVAVKNNMDLSVSVAMGSSLLVALLVAPILVIVGQVIGQPMDLSFNLFEVVAVAIAVAVANLISLDGRSNWLEGALLLATYTVLGAAFYFHPA; the protein is encoded by the coding sequence ATGTCAATCAAAAATATTGTTTCCCTGGGTTTGCTTGTCTTTATCCCAATCTCACTGGCGGCGGAGCGTCTGGAGTGGGGGTCATTGACCGTATTCATTACCTCGGCGATCGCCATTATTCCGCTTGCCATCTGGCTCAGCACTGCCACCGAAGAAGTAGCGGTGGTGGCGGGGCCGTCCATCGGCGGGCTACTGAATGCGCTGTTTGGCAACGCGACTGAGTTGATCATTGCGCTGGTTGCCCTGCGGGCCGGACTGATCGACATCGTTAAAGCCAGCATCACAGGTACGATCGTTAGCAACCTGTTATTGGTGATGGGGTTATCGATGTTTTTGGGGGGACTGCGCTATAAGGAACAGGAGTTTCAGCCGATTGTGGCGCGAGTCAACGGTTCTACCATGACGCTGGCGGTTACGGCGATCATCTTGCCTGCGATGGTGATTGCCACCTCTGGCGGCGTCGAGGAGATCGCGATTGAGCGGCTCTCGGTGACAGCGGCGATCGTGCTGATTGTGGTCTATGCTTTGACTCTGCTGTTTTCCCTCAAAACCCACAGCTATCTGTATGAAGTGGGGGTAGTAGATCTGGAAGGCGAGCATGGCGGAGAAGGCGGGGAAACGGCTCACAAACCCAATTTGGGACTTTGGCTGGGAGTCTTAGCAATTTCGACGATTGGGGTGGCGTTTGAGTCTGAGATTTTTGTCGGGGCTGTCGAGGAGGCAACCGCTGGATTGGGCTTGACGCCACTGTTTACCGGGGTGATCTTGCTGCCGCTGGTAGGTGGAGCCGCAGAATATGTGACTGCCGTTCGAGTGGCGGTCAAAAACAATATGGATCTGTCGGTTTCGGTTGCGATGGGGTCAAGCTTGTTGGTGGCGTTGTTGGTGGCTCCGATTCTGGTGATTGTAGGGCAAGTGATCGGGCAACCGATGGATTTAAGCTTTAATCTATTTGAAGTCGTTGCAGTGGCGATCGCTGTTGCAGTGGCAAACCTGATCAGTCTAGATGGGCGATCGAACTGGCTAGAAGGTGCATTATTACTGGCAACCTATACCGTTTTAGGGGCGGCCTTCTATTTCCATCCCGCCTGA
- a CDS encoding YbjN domain-containing protein, whose translation MTYTTDLESDANQSLVSTTIAEANHVEVIETVISSLQEDQSAMVSQTEQGHLWKFKYGSVEVYVQLSGTSDEDMLIVWSPVLKLPVKNEPQLLRKLLELNWSSTFEAHFGIVENQVVVSSQRSVAELSPGEVSRNITVVATVADDHDEALTAEFGHT comes from the coding sequence ATGACCTACACTACCGATTTAGAATCCGATGCTAACCAAAGCCTTGTCAGCACAACAATTGCTGAGGCAAATCATGTTGAGGTCATCGAAACGGTCATTTCTAGCCTGCAAGAAGACCAGAGCGCGATGGTCAGCCAAACCGAGCAGGGGCACCTGTGGAAATTCAAGTATGGCAGCGTTGAGGTCTACGTACAGCTTTCAGGCACCTCTGACGAGGATATGTTGATCGTCTGGTCGCCGGTACTTAAGTTACCCGTTAAGAATGAGCCCCAACTGCTGCGAAAGCTACTGGAATTGAACTGGTCTAGCACCTTTGAAGCACATTTTGGCATCGTCGAAAATCAGGTAGTTGTGTCGTCTCAGCGATCGGTGGCAGAGTTGTCTCCAGGGGAAGTCTCTCGCAATATCACCGTGGTGGCAACCGTTGCCGATGACCACGACGAAGCTCTTACCGCTGAGTTTGGACACACTTAA